A window from Acipenser ruthenus chromosome 36, fAciRut3.2 maternal haplotype, whole genome shotgun sequence encodes these proteins:
- the LOC117965665 gene encoding adhesion G protein-coupled receptor E5-like isoform X1, with the protein MQASCRLLLLGICIVAAWDQVQCSNSTGRNECADPVAVCPDNSTCFDTLESFYCQCVPGYRSTGKHNFTDTDKDTFCKEINECRDNSTLCGQNAWCQNTIGNYSCSCKAGFRSSSGQENFMAGQSNCTDINECEENSALCGRNAWCRNTIGSYSCSCKAGFRSSSGQENFTAGQSNCTDTDECVSACGQNGTCINTEGSFNCTCFQGFSYRKNVSMCEDIDECSETPHICSPVNCTNKMGGYQCLCETGTFPSTGIKWVPNFSKCIELSCSEGPAENESSAPLGKIQRILRETCLQQSDQGSPDGKQFLQDLLRITDLLLAGPLHKAKISKFFQIVEDAVMRAALLLDKEQTQINGTALGVEIRLSRFTASPQGPVTLGSGNVTLSTDWSTVAGENSSGFAASALISYYNLEKSLNHSFDEDALARENHTLTSVQLNSKVVSAAITNAVPERLSIPVDFTFSHLQLNDSSHAAVCVYWKNDSSGGSWSKDGCETVGANRTHTVCRCYHLSSFAVLMALYEIQDTFELQLITWVGLGLSLICLLLSILTFSCCRSVKGTRSTIHLHLCISLFIADLVFLAGISSTSNKGGCALVAGLLHFFFLAVFTWMCLEGIQLYRMVVTVFNATLPRRYMFLFGYGIPALIVGISAAANRQGYGTERYCWLSLDNGFIWSFFGPVCVIILFNILFFVITIWKLAEKFSSVNPDLSTLKKIQVFTSTAVAQLCILGLMWIFGCFQFDSRSLAMSYIFTVLNSFQGVFIFIMHCLLCKQVRDDYRNLLSTVCSSKKYSEFSSTSQSASSQGMKSQQDTGESQM; encoded by the exons ATGCAGGCAAGCTGCCGACTTCTGCTGCTGG GTATTTGCATTGTCGCAGCCTGGGATCAGGTGCAGTGTTCAA ATTCTACAGGTAGAAATGAGTGTGCTGATCCCGTAGCCGTGTGTCCTGATAATTCAACGTGCTTCGATACACTGGAGAGTTTCTACTGTCAGTGCGTGCCAGGGTACAGATCAACAGGGAAACACAATTTTACAGATACAGATAAAGACACATTCTGTAAAG aaataaatgagtgtagAGATAACAGCACCCTCTGTGGCCAGAACGCTTGGTGTCAAAACACAATTGGAAACTACAGCTGCTCCTGCAAGGCAGGCTTCAGGTCCAGTTCTGGGCAGGAGAACTTCATGGCCGGACAAAGCAACTGTACAG ATATAAATGAGTGTGAAgagaacagcgccctctgtggccGGAATGCTTGGTGTCGGAACACAATTGGAAGCTACAGCTGCTCCTGCAAGGCAGGCTTCAGGTCCAGTTCTGGGCAGGAGAACTTCACGGCCGGACAAAGCAACTGTACAG ATACCGAtgagtgtgtgtctgcttgtggtCAGAATGGAACCTGCATTAACACTGAAGGCAGCTTCAATTGTACCTGTTTCCAAGGGTTCAGTTACCGTAAGAACGTAAGCATGTGTGAAG ACATTGACGAGTGCTCAGAAACACCCCATATCTGTTCTCCTGTTAATTGTACCAACAAGATGGGGGGCTACCAGTGCCTGTGCGAAACTGGAACCTTCCCCAGTACTGGAATCAAATGGGTCCCCAATTTCTCAAAGTGCATTG AGCTGAGTTGTTCTGAAGGCCCTGCTGAAAATgag TCATCAGCTCCCTTGGGAAAAATCCAGAGAATACTGAGAGAAACGTGTTTACAGCAAAGTGACCAGGGATCCCCTGATGGCAAACAATTTTTACAG GATCTTCTCAGGATCACTGACCTGCTGCTCGCTGGTCCTCTGCACAAGGCCAAGATCTCCAAGTTCTTTCAGATTGTGGAGGACGCGGTCATGAGGGCCGCGTTGTTGCTGGATAAAGAACAAACCCAAATAAACGGAACAGCGTTAG GAGTAGAGATCCGGCTTTCCCGCTTCACTGCGTCACCCCAAGGTCCAGTCACCCTGGGGTCAGGAAACGTGACTCTGAGCACTGACTGGAGCACAGTGGCAGGGGAGAACAGCTCAG GCTTTGCCGCGTCCGCTCTCATCTCCTATTACAACCTGGAGAAATCCCTGAACCACTCCTTCGATGAAGACGCCCTGGCGCGAGAGAACCACACCCTCACCTCCGTGCAGCTCAACTCCAAGGTCGTGAGCGCAGCAATCACCAACGCCGTGCCAGAGCGGCTCTCAATCCCTGTGGACTTCACCTTCTCACACCTGCAG CTGAACGACAGCAGCCACGCAGCCGTGTGTGTTTACTGGAAGAACGACAGCTCTGGAGGCTCCTGGTCCAAAGACGGCTGTGAAACTGTCGGTGCCAATCGGACCCACACCGTTTGCCGCTGCTACCACCTGAGCAGCTTCGCCGTGCTCATGGCTCTGTACGAGATCCAG gacacATTTGAGCTGCAGCTGATCACCTGGGTGGGGCTGGGTCTGTCTCTGATCTGCCTGCTCCTCAGCATCCTGACCTTCAGCTGCTGCCGCTCTGTCAAGGGAACTCGCAGCACCATTCACCTGCACCTGTGCATCAGCCTCTTCATAGCAGACCTGGTCTTCCTGGCAGGAATCAGCAGCACCAGCAACAAG gGGGGCTGTGCTCTGGTTGCTGGCCTGCTTCACTTCTTCTTCCTGGCTGTGTTCACCTGGATGTGTCTGGAGGGGATCCAGCTGTACCGCATGGTGGTGACGGTGTTCAACGCCACGCTGCCCCGACGCTACATGTTCTTGTTCGGCTACGGCATCCCTGCGCTCATCGTGGGCATCTCTGCGGCAGCAAACAGACAGGGATACGGCACAGAGCGCTA CTGCTGGCTATCTCTTGATAATGGTTTCATATGGAGCTTCTTTGGCCCAGTCTGTGTGATTATACTG TTTAACATCTTGTTTTTCGTGATCACGATTTGGAAACTAGCTGAGAAGTTCAGCAGTGTGAACCCTGACCTGTCGACCCTGAAGAAAATCCA GGTGTTCACCAGCACTGCAGTGGCTCAGCTCTGTATCCTGGGTCTCATGTGGATATTTGGCTGCTTCCAGTTTGACTCGCGCAGCCTCGCCATGTCCTACATCTTCACTGTGCTCAACAGCTTCCAGGGagtcttcatcttcatcatgcaCTGCCTGCTCTGCAAACAG GTCCGGGATGACTACAGGAACCTGCTCTCCACTGTGTGCAGCTCCAAGAAGTACTCTGAGTTCAGCAGCACCAGCCAGTCTGCCAGCTCACAG GGGATGAAGAGCCAGCAAGACACGGGGGAGTCCCAGATGTAG
- the LOC117965665 gene encoding adhesion G protein-coupled receptor E5-like isoform X3, with protein MQASCRLLLLGICIVAAWDQVQCSNSTGRNECADPVAVCPDNSTCFDTLESFYCQCVPGYRSTGKHNFTDTDKDTFCKEINECRDNSTLCGQNAWCQNTIGNYSCSCKAGFRSSSGQENFMAGQSNCTDTDECVSACGQNGTCINTEGSFNCTCFQGFSYRKNVSMCEDIDECSETPHICSPVNCTNKMGGYQCLCETGTFPSTGIKWVPNFSKCIELSCSEGPAENESSAPLGKIQRILRETCLQQSDQGSPDGKQFLQDLLRITDLLLAGPLHKAKISKFFQIVEDAVMRAALLLDKEQTQINGTALGVEIRLSRFTASPQGPVTLGSGNVTLSTDWSTVAGENSSGFAASALISYYNLEKSLNHSFDEDALARENHTLTSVQLNSKVVSAAITNAVPERLSIPVDFTFSHLQLNDSSHAAVCVYWKNDSSGGSWSKDGCETVGANRTHTVCRCYHLSSFAVLMALYEIQDTFELQLITWVGLGLSLICLLLSILTFSCCRSVKGTRSTIHLHLCISLFIADLVFLAGISSTSNKGGCALVAGLLHFFFLAVFTWMCLEGIQLYRMVVTVFNATLPRRYMFLFGYGIPALIVGISAAANRQGYGTERYCWLSLDNGFIWSFFGPVCVIILFNILFFVITIWKLAEKFSSVNPDLSTLKKIQVFTSTAVAQLCILGLMWIFGCFQFDSRSLAMSYIFTVLNSFQGVFIFIMHCLLCKQVRDDYRNLLSTVCSSKKYSEFSSTSQSASSQGMKSQQDTGESQM; from the exons ATGCAGGCAAGCTGCCGACTTCTGCTGCTGG GTATTTGCATTGTCGCAGCCTGGGATCAGGTGCAGTGTTCAA ATTCTACAGGTAGAAATGAGTGTGCTGATCCCGTAGCCGTGTGTCCTGATAATTCAACGTGCTTCGATACACTGGAGAGTTTCTACTGTCAGTGCGTGCCAGGGTACAGATCAACAGGGAAACACAATTTTACAGATACAGATAAAGACACATTCTGTAAAG aaataaatgagtgtagAGATAACAGCACCCTCTGTGGCCAGAACGCTTGGTGTCAAAACACAATTGGAAACTACAGCTGCTCCTGCAAGGCAGGCTTCAGGTCCAGTTCTGGGCAGGAGAACTTCATGGCCGGACAAAGCAACTGTACAG ATACCGAtgagtgtgtgtctgcttgtggtCAGAATGGAACCTGCATTAACACTGAAGGCAGCTTCAATTGTACCTGTTTCCAAGGGTTCAGTTACCGTAAGAACGTAAGCATGTGTGAAG ACATTGACGAGTGCTCAGAAACACCCCATATCTGTTCTCCTGTTAATTGTACCAACAAGATGGGGGGCTACCAGTGCCTGTGCGAAACTGGAACCTTCCCCAGTACTGGAATCAAATGGGTCCCCAATTTCTCAAAGTGCATTG AGCTGAGTTGTTCTGAAGGCCCTGCTGAAAATgag TCATCAGCTCCCTTGGGAAAAATCCAGAGAATACTGAGAGAAACGTGTTTACAGCAAAGTGACCAGGGATCCCCTGATGGCAAACAATTTTTACAG GATCTTCTCAGGATCACTGACCTGCTGCTCGCTGGTCCTCTGCACAAGGCCAAGATCTCCAAGTTCTTTCAGATTGTGGAGGACGCGGTCATGAGGGCCGCGTTGTTGCTGGATAAAGAACAAACCCAAATAAACGGAACAGCGTTAG GAGTAGAGATCCGGCTTTCCCGCTTCACTGCGTCACCCCAAGGTCCAGTCACCCTGGGGTCAGGAAACGTGACTCTGAGCACTGACTGGAGCACAGTGGCAGGGGAGAACAGCTCAG GCTTTGCCGCGTCCGCTCTCATCTCCTATTACAACCTGGAGAAATCCCTGAACCACTCCTTCGATGAAGACGCCCTGGCGCGAGAGAACCACACCCTCACCTCCGTGCAGCTCAACTCCAAGGTCGTGAGCGCAGCAATCACCAACGCCGTGCCAGAGCGGCTCTCAATCCCTGTGGACTTCACCTTCTCACACCTGCAG CTGAACGACAGCAGCCACGCAGCCGTGTGTGTTTACTGGAAGAACGACAGCTCTGGAGGCTCCTGGTCCAAAGACGGCTGTGAAACTGTCGGTGCCAATCGGACCCACACCGTTTGCCGCTGCTACCACCTGAGCAGCTTCGCCGTGCTCATGGCTCTGTACGAGATCCAG gacacATTTGAGCTGCAGCTGATCACCTGGGTGGGGCTGGGTCTGTCTCTGATCTGCCTGCTCCTCAGCATCCTGACCTTCAGCTGCTGCCGCTCTGTCAAGGGAACTCGCAGCACCATTCACCTGCACCTGTGCATCAGCCTCTTCATAGCAGACCTGGTCTTCCTGGCAGGAATCAGCAGCACCAGCAACAAG gGGGGCTGTGCTCTGGTTGCTGGCCTGCTTCACTTCTTCTTCCTGGCTGTGTTCACCTGGATGTGTCTGGAGGGGATCCAGCTGTACCGCATGGTGGTGACGGTGTTCAACGCCACGCTGCCCCGACGCTACATGTTCTTGTTCGGCTACGGCATCCCTGCGCTCATCGTGGGCATCTCTGCGGCAGCAAACAGACAGGGATACGGCACAGAGCGCTA CTGCTGGCTATCTCTTGATAATGGTTTCATATGGAGCTTCTTTGGCCCAGTCTGTGTGATTATACTG TTTAACATCTTGTTTTTCGTGATCACGATTTGGAAACTAGCTGAGAAGTTCAGCAGTGTGAACCCTGACCTGTCGACCCTGAAGAAAATCCA GGTGTTCACCAGCACTGCAGTGGCTCAGCTCTGTATCCTGGGTCTCATGTGGATATTTGGCTGCTTCCAGTTTGACTCGCGCAGCCTCGCCATGTCCTACATCTTCACTGTGCTCAACAGCTTCCAGGGagtcttcatcttcatcatgcaCTGCCTGCTCTGCAAACAG GTCCGGGATGACTACAGGAACCTGCTCTCCACTGTGTGCAGCTCCAAGAAGTACTCTGAGTTCAGCAGCACCAGCCAGTCTGCCAGCTCACAG GGGATGAAGAGCCAGCAAGACACGGGGGAGTCCCAGATGTAG
- the LOC117965665 gene encoding adhesion G protein-coupled receptor E5-like isoform X4, protein MQASCRLLLLGICIVAAWDQVQCSNSTGRNECADPVAVCPDNSTCFDTLESFYCQCVPGYRSTGKHNFTDTDKDTFCKEINECRDNSTLCGQNAWCQNTIGNYSCSCKAGFRSSSGQENFMAGQSNCTDIDECSETPHICSPVNCTNKMGGYQCLCETGTFPSTGIKWVPNFSKCIELSCSEGPAENESSAPLGKIQRILRETCLQQSDQGSPDGKQFLQDLLRITDLLLAGPLHKAKISKFFQIVEDAVMRAALLLDKEQTQINGTALGVEIRLSRFTASPQGPVTLGSGNVTLSTDWSTVAGENSSGFAASALISYYNLEKSLNHSFDEDALARENHTLTSVQLNSKVVSAAITNAVPERLSIPVDFTFSHLQLNDSSHAAVCVYWKNDSSGGSWSKDGCETVGANRTHTVCRCYHLSSFAVLMALYEIQDTFELQLITWVGLGLSLICLLLSILTFSCCRSVKGTRSTIHLHLCISLFIADLVFLAGISSTSNKGGCALVAGLLHFFFLAVFTWMCLEGIQLYRMVVTVFNATLPRRYMFLFGYGIPALIVGISAAANRQGYGTERYCWLSLDNGFIWSFFGPVCVIILFNILFFVITIWKLAEKFSSVNPDLSTLKKIQVFTSTAVAQLCILGLMWIFGCFQFDSRSLAMSYIFTVLNSFQGVFIFIMHCLLCKQVRDDYRNLLSTVCSSKKYSEFSSTSQSASSQGMKSQQDTGESQM, encoded by the exons ATGCAGGCAAGCTGCCGACTTCTGCTGCTGG GTATTTGCATTGTCGCAGCCTGGGATCAGGTGCAGTGTTCAA ATTCTACAGGTAGAAATGAGTGTGCTGATCCCGTAGCCGTGTGTCCTGATAATTCAACGTGCTTCGATACACTGGAGAGTTTCTACTGTCAGTGCGTGCCAGGGTACAGATCAACAGGGAAACACAATTTTACAGATACAGATAAAGACACATTCTGTAAAG aaataaatgagtgtagAGATAACAGCACCCTCTGTGGCCAGAACGCTTGGTGTCAAAACACAATTGGAAACTACAGCTGCTCCTGCAAGGCAGGCTTCAGGTCCAGTTCTGGGCAGGAGAACTTCATGGCCGGACAAAGCAACTGTACAG ACATTGACGAGTGCTCAGAAACACCCCATATCTGTTCTCCTGTTAATTGTACCAACAAGATGGGGGGCTACCAGTGCCTGTGCGAAACTGGAACCTTCCCCAGTACTGGAATCAAATGGGTCCCCAATTTCTCAAAGTGCATTG AGCTGAGTTGTTCTGAAGGCCCTGCTGAAAATgag TCATCAGCTCCCTTGGGAAAAATCCAGAGAATACTGAGAGAAACGTGTTTACAGCAAAGTGACCAGGGATCCCCTGATGGCAAACAATTTTTACAG GATCTTCTCAGGATCACTGACCTGCTGCTCGCTGGTCCTCTGCACAAGGCCAAGATCTCCAAGTTCTTTCAGATTGTGGAGGACGCGGTCATGAGGGCCGCGTTGTTGCTGGATAAAGAACAAACCCAAATAAACGGAACAGCGTTAG GAGTAGAGATCCGGCTTTCCCGCTTCACTGCGTCACCCCAAGGTCCAGTCACCCTGGGGTCAGGAAACGTGACTCTGAGCACTGACTGGAGCACAGTGGCAGGGGAGAACAGCTCAG GCTTTGCCGCGTCCGCTCTCATCTCCTATTACAACCTGGAGAAATCCCTGAACCACTCCTTCGATGAAGACGCCCTGGCGCGAGAGAACCACACCCTCACCTCCGTGCAGCTCAACTCCAAGGTCGTGAGCGCAGCAATCACCAACGCCGTGCCAGAGCGGCTCTCAATCCCTGTGGACTTCACCTTCTCACACCTGCAG CTGAACGACAGCAGCCACGCAGCCGTGTGTGTTTACTGGAAGAACGACAGCTCTGGAGGCTCCTGGTCCAAAGACGGCTGTGAAACTGTCGGTGCCAATCGGACCCACACCGTTTGCCGCTGCTACCACCTGAGCAGCTTCGCCGTGCTCATGGCTCTGTACGAGATCCAG gacacATTTGAGCTGCAGCTGATCACCTGGGTGGGGCTGGGTCTGTCTCTGATCTGCCTGCTCCTCAGCATCCTGACCTTCAGCTGCTGCCGCTCTGTCAAGGGAACTCGCAGCACCATTCACCTGCACCTGTGCATCAGCCTCTTCATAGCAGACCTGGTCTTCCTGGCAGGAATCAGCAGCACCAGCAACAAG gGGGGCTGTGCTCTGGTTGCTGGCCTGCTTCACTTCTTCTTCCTGGCTGTGTTCACCTGGATGTGTCTGGAGGGGATCCAGCTGTACCGCATGGTGGTGACGGTGTTCAACGCCACGCTGCCCCGACGCTACATGTTCTTGTTCGGCTACGGCATCCCTGCGCTCATCGTGGGCATCTCTGCGGCAGCAAACAGACAGGGATACGGCACAGAGCGCTA CTGCTGGCTATCTCTTGATAATGGTTTCATATGGAGCTTCTTTGGCCCAGTCTGTGTGATTATACTG TTTAACATCTTGTTTTTCGTGATCACGATTTGGAAACTAGCTGAGAAGTTCAGCAGTGTGAACCCTGACCTGTCGACCCTGAAGAAAATCCA GGTGTTCACCAGCACTGCAGTGGCTCAGCTCTGTATCCTGGGTCTCATGTGGATATTTGGCTGCTTCCAGTTTGACTCGCGCAGCCTCGCCATGTCCTACATCTTCACTGTGCTCAACAGCTTCCAGGGagtcttcatcttcatcatgcaCTGCCTGCTCTGCAAACAG GTCCGGGATGACTACAGGAACCTGCTCTCCACTGTGTGCAGCTCCAAGAAGTACTCTGAGTTCAGCAGCACCAGCCAGTCTGCCAGCTCACAG GGGATGAAGAGCCAGCAAGACACGGGGGAGTCCCAGATGTAG
- the LOC117965665 gene encoding adhesion G protein-coupled receptor E5-like isoform X2 has protein sequence MQASCRLLLLGICIVAAWDQVQCSNSTGRNECADPVAVCPDNSTCFDTLESFYCQCVPGYRSTGKHNFTDTDKDTFCKEINECRDNSTLCGQNAWCQNTIGNYSCSCKAGFRSSSGQENFMAGQSNCTDINECEENSALCGRNAWCRNTIGSYSCSCKAGFRSSSGQENFTAGQSNCTDIDECSETPHICSPVNCTNKMGGYQCLCETGTFPSTGIKWVPNFSKCIELSCSEGPAENESSAPLGKIQRILRETCLQQSDQGSPDGKQFLQDLLRITDLLLAGPLHKAKISKFFQIVEDAVMRAALLLDKEQTQINGTALGVEIRLSRFTASPQGPVTLGSGNVTLSTDWSTVAGENSSGFAASALISYYNLEKSLNHSFDEDALARENHTLTSVQLNSKVVSAAITNAVPERLSIPVDFTFSHLQLNDSSHAAVCVYWKNDSSGGSWSKDGCETVGANRTHTVCRCYHLSSFAVLMALYEIQDTFELQLITWVGLGLSLICLLLSILTFSCCRSVKGTRSTIHLHLCISLFIADLVFLAGISSTSNKGGCALVAGLLHFFFLAVFTWMCLEGIQLYRMVVTVFNATLPRRYMFLFGYGIPALIVGISAAANRQGYGTERYCWLSLDNGFIWSFFGPVCVIILFNILFFVITIWKLAEKFSSVNPDLSTLKKIQVFTSTAVAQLCILGLMWIFGCFQFDSRSLAMSYIFTVLNSFQGVFIFIMHCLLCKQVRDDYRNLLSTVCSSKKYSEFSSTSQSASSQGMKSQQDTGESQM, from the exons ATGCAGGCAAGCTGCCGACTTCTGCTGCTGG GTATTTGCATTGTCGCAGCCTGGGATCAGGTGCAGTGTTCAA ATTCTACAGGTAGAAATGAGTGTGCTGATCCCGTAGCCGTGTGTCCTGATAATTCAACGTGCTTCGATACACTGGAGAGTTTCTACTGTCAGTGCGTGCCAGGGTACAGATCAACAGGGAAACACAATTTTACAGATACAGATAAAGACACATTCTGTAAAG aaataaatgagtgtagAGATAACAGCACCCTCTGTGGCCAGAACGCTTGGTGTCAAAACACAATTGGAAACTACAGCTGCTCCTGCAAGGCAGGCTTCAGGTCCAGTTCTGGGCAGGAGAACTTCATGGCCGGACAAAGCAACTGTACAG ATATAAATGAGTGTGAAgagaacagcgccctctgtggccGGAATGCTTGGTGTCGGAACACAATTGGAAGCTACAGCTGCTCCTGCAAGGCAGGCTTCAGGTCCAGTTCTGGGCAGGAGAACTTCACGGCCGGACAAAGCAACTGTACAG ACATTGACGAGTGCTCAGAAACACCCCATATCTGTTCTCCTGTTAATTGTACCAACAAGATGGGGGGCTACCAGTGCCTGTGCGAAACTGGAACCTTCCCCAGTACTGGAATCAAATGGGTCCCCAATTTCTCAAAGTGCATTG AGCTGAGTTGTTCTGAAGGCCCTGCTGAAAATgag TCATCAGCTCCCTTGGGAAAAATCCAGAGAATACTGAGAGAAACGTGTTTACAGCAAAGTGACCAGGGATCCCCTGATGGCAAACAATTTTTACAG GATCTTCTCAGGATCACTGACCTGCTGCTCGCTGGTCCTCTGCACAAGGCCAAGATCTCCAAGTTCTTTCAGATTGTGGAGGACGCGGTCATGAGGGCCGCGTTGTTGCTGGATAAAGAACAAACCCAAATAAACGGAACAGCGTTAG GAGTAGAGATCCGGCTTTCCCGCTTCACTGCGTCACCCCAAGGTCCAGTCACCCTGGGGTCAGGAAACGTGACTCTGAGCACTGACTGGAGCACAGTGGCAGGGGAGAACAGCTCAG GCTTTGCCGCGTCCGCTCTCATCTCCTATTACAACCTGGAGAAATCCCTGAACCACTCCTTCGATGAAGACGCCCTGGCGCGAGAGAACCACACCCTCACCTCCGTGCAGCTCAACTCCAAGGTCGTGAGCGCAGCAATCACCAACGCCGTGCCAGAGCGGCTCTCAATCCCTGTGGACTTCACCTTCTCACACCTGCAG CTGAACGACAGCAGCCACGCAGCCGTGTGTGTTTACTGGAAGAACGACAGCTCTGGAGGCTCCTGGTCCAAAGACGGCTGTGAAACTGTCGGTGCCAATCGGACCCACACCGTTTGCCGCTGCTACCACCTGAGCAGCTTCGCCGTGCTCATGGCTCTGTACGAGATCCAG gacacATTTGAGCTGCAGCTGATCACCTGGGTGGGGCTGGGTCTGTCTCTGATCTGCCTGCTCCTCAGCATCCTGACCTTCAGCTGCTGCCGCTCTGTCAAGGGAACTCGCAGCACCATTCACCTGCACCTGTGCATCAGCCTCTTCATAGCAGACCTGGTCTTCCTGGCAGGAATCAGCAGCACCAGCAACAAG gGGGGCTGTGCTCTGGTTGCTGGCCTGCTTCACTTCTTCTTCCTGGCTGTGTTCACCTGGATGTGTCTGGAGGGGATCCAGCTGTACCGCATGGTGGTGACGGTGTTCAACGCCACGCTGCCCCGACGCTACATGTTCTTGTTCGGCTACGGCATCCCTGCGCTCATCGTGGGCATCTCTGCGGCAGCAAACAGACAGGGATACGGCACAGAGCGCTA CTGCTGGCTATCTCTTGATAATGGTTTCATATGGAGCTTCTTTGGCCCAGTCTGTGTGATTATACTG TTTAACATCTTGTTTTTCGTGATCACGATTTGGAAACTAGCTGAGAAGTTCAGCAGTGTGAACCCTGACCTGTCGACCCTGAAGAAAATCCA GGTGTTCACCAGCACTGCAGTGGCTCAGCTCTGTATCCTGGGTCTCATGTGGATATTTGGCTGCTTCCAGTTTGACTCGCGCAGCCTCGCCATGTCCTACATCTTCACTGTGCTCAACAGCTTCCAGGGagtcttcatcttcatcatgcaCTGCCTGCTCTGCAAACAG GTCCGGGATGACTACAGGAACCTGCTCTCCACTGTGTGCAGCTCCAAGAAGTACTCTGAGTTCAGCAGCACCAGCCAGTCTGCCAGCTCACAG GGGATGAAGAGCCAGCAAGACACGGGGGAGTCCCAGATGTAG